AGTCAACAAGGTTTTTCCTGTTCCCGCCGAGCCTTGCAGGGTCACAAAATCAATGTCCGGGTCCAGCAGCATGTTCAAGGCAAAATTCTGCTCGCGGTTACGGGCATTGATGCCCCAGACGGAATGCTTGGGTTGGGTGAAGTCACGTGCGACCTGCACGACAACACCGTTGGATTCAATGGTTTTAACCATGGCCTGGAACTGGTTGTCTTCCGTACTTAAACAATCATTGTAATTCCACTGATTCGTGAGAGGGCCGGTGATGCGATAAAACGTTTTGCCGTTTTCCTGCCAGGCCTCCATGTTTTTAGAATGCGTATCCCAGAAGTTGTTTTCAAGAATGTGCAATCCGCTGTGTAACAGATTGACATCGTCCAACACTTGATCGTTGTAGTAATCTTCCGCCGGAATGCCGAGAATACCGGCTTTAATCCTGAGATTAATGTCTTTGGAAATAATCACCACGGCCCGATCCGGGTGTTTTTTCTGCAGGCCTAACGCCGTGGCGAGCAGCGTGTTGTCGGCTTTATGTCCTGGCAGGGATGTTGGTCGCAATTGCTCAAATTCATCGGTCTGGAAAAACAAGCGGCCGCTGCTTTTAATGTTTTCCGAGGTCAGAAAGCTCGGAATAGGCAAGCCGGCTACGATTTGGGTATGGCTGGCATTGCTCATCAATTCCACCAGCATGCGGTTGGTTTGTCGTACGTTGCGTGCCACTTCCGAGAGGCCGGTTTTGTGACTGTCGAGTTCTTCAAGCACCACCATCGGCAGGTAAATATCATGCTCCTCAAAGCGGTAGATGGCAGTGGGATCATGCATGAGGATATTCGTATCCAACACAAATAATTTTCGGCTTTCAGATTTATTGTCCATGATAATCCCTGTCTACTAAATCAATTCATTGTGATTAGGGCGGGGAGCGCAGTCAAGTGAATTCATGCCCAAGCCGTGAAGTTTATCCAGGTTAACGTGATCAACGCGAGAGGAACTGGAGCCGTTCATCAAAAGAACTGGAATCACACGCAGCGACCAGTTGTTTATTATTTTTTACAAGGAGCTAACCGTGAAAGCGGCCAGTGAGTAGTATGTTGAATTTTATAAAGCGCAAGTGATTTTGCAATGAATTAAAGCCTCTGAACCCCATCGCAAAGGGCGAAATGGGATTCATTGAGGTATTAAAGAATGCGCACCAGCCATTATTTTTGCAGCGATTTAAGCGTCGCAAGGACATCATCGACATGGCCCGGTACGCTGACTTTGCGCCATTCGTGCCTTAAAACACCTTGCGGGTCGATGAGGAACGTACTGCGTTCGATGCCGCGTACTTCTTTCCCGTACAGCGACTTCATTTTAATGACATCAAAAAGTTGACAGATTTCTTCGTCTTTATCGCTGATTAATTCAAAGGGAAATTGCTGGTTGCATTTAAAGCTGTCATGTGATT
This Legionella sp. MW5194 DNA region includes the following protein-coding sequences:
- a CDS encoding peroxiredoxin, which produces MNIGEKIPAFSFTATNGLSASLSDYQGKWIVLYFYPKDSTPGCTVEGQNFRDAYPAFQALNTEIFGISRDSLKSHDSFKCNQQFPFELISDKDEEICQLFDVIKMKSLYGKEVRGIERSTFLIDPQGVLRHEWRKVSVPGHVDDVLATLKSLQK
- a CDS encoding PhoH family protein; the encoded protein is MDNKSESRKLFVLDTNILMHDPTAIYRFEEHDIYLPMVVLEELDSHKTGLSEVARNVRQTNRMLVELMSNASHTQIVAGLPIPSFLTSENIKSSGRLFFQTDEFEQLRPTSLPGHKADNTLLATALGLQKKHPDRAVVIISKDINLRIKAGILGIPAEDYYNDQVLDDVNLLHSGLHILENNFWDTHSKNMEAWQENGKTFYRITGPLTNQWNYNDCLSTEDNQFQAMVKTIESNGVVVQVARDFTQPKHSVWGINARNREQNFALNMLLDPDIDFVTLQGSAGTGKTLLTIAAGLTQVLDQNRYNEILMTRVTIPVGEDIGFLPGTEEEKMTPWMGALMDNLEVLHSSQEGGTFGRNATQDLLQNKIKIRSLNFMRGRTFLNRFIIIDEAQNLTSKQIKTLVTRAGPGSKIICLGDIKQIDTPYLTETTSGLTFAVDRFKHWQHSAHMTLTRGERSRLAYYAAEHL